In the Chloroflexota bacterium genome, GACATATAGGGCTTAAACGTCTTCAGCATCCACTCCATTGCCATCTTCGTCCCGGGGCTATTGACACCCAGGGTTTTTGTTGCATCGTCCCAGAGCCAACCCCCGTATGCGTGTATGAATCCGGAGGCTAGGAATGGCACCATGGGGAAACTGATCCCATAATATCCTTGTGCTTTGAACTCCGCCATGAGGGCCACCAATTCGTCCGTCGTCTTAGGCACCGGTCGCGAACCCAGTAGATCCTTGTTCCAGGCAAAAGCGCCTGCCTCTGCGGATATTGGTAGAGTGTAGAGTCTCCCCTCGTATTGGCCTGCTTTGAACGCTGATTCGACGAACTGCTCTTCGAGTTTTACAGTTACGAGGTCATCGATCGGTTCGAGGAGCCCCGCTTTTACGAAGGTTCCTATCCAGTCATGGTTCCATTCAAAAAGGTCAGGCCCTGTTCCGGCAGGAATTGCCACCAGGAGCTTCTCCTTGAATGGCTCCGGAGCCAACTCGTATTTGACCTCGATGTCCGGATACAGTTTGTTGAACTCTGTTTGAATGAGGTTTTCGGTAATTCTCGCCACAGGCTCTGCATCCCCATGCCAAACCACTACGACTCGCTTTGCTGGTGTGGGGGTTGGCGGCGGTACGGTGGGTGGTGGTACGGTTGGGGGCAGCACAGTCGGTGGTGGCGGTGCCGGCGTGGGCGTGGCCGCAGGCGCACATCCTGCCAGAACTAGCGCGAACAGCACGCTTATCACCATCAGTTTTCTGACTTTCATCGCTTCTCCTCCCCACTTGGATTCATTCGTGATACTCTTTCCCCTGCCCTCATAAGGGCATTCCCAACTGAAAGCCATTGGCATTATGTAAAATCTCGCGACCACCCCCTCTCATCCCTTAACAGCAGACTCCGGATACTAGACAAAATCCGCATCGCGTGGTTGCCCAGCCTGACGCAGAACCCAAGGCTCAAGACGATTGTTGAACCGATTTACTAAATCGGTTTAATTATACCACGTTTCGGCTTATTTGTCAAGACCCTTGGGCCAAATTTCCCCAGGGGACGAAAACGCGATGGCATGCATCTTGGGTGTGGTTCAGAATCTCCACCGCTGAGCACGTCGAGAGCGCAGAGAATTTTGTTTTTTGGCTGCCTTTCTTAGGAAAAAGACTATCCCGGCATATTGTCAAAATCGCCCCAAGCCTTTATAATGGGTGGCTACGGAGAGAGTGTCTGAGGGAACGATCCGTCATCCCGCTGAGGAGGGCGCGATATGCTAAGGCTGCACGTGTTCGATACCGGCTGGGTGACCGTAAAGGAGAAATACCTTTTCGTAGGCGGGGGAGAAAAGGAACGCAGGTTGCCGGTGTTAGCCTTTGTCATCGAAC is a window encoding:
- a CDS encoding extracellular solute-binding protein, which produces MKVRKLMVISVLFALVLAGCAPAATPTPAPPPPTVLPPTVPPPTVPPPTPTPAKRVVVVWHGDAEPVARITENLIQTEFNKLYPDIEVKYELAPEPFKEKLLVAIPAGTGPDLFEWNHDWIGTFVKAGLLEPIDDLVTVKLEEQFVESAFKAGQYEGRLYTLPISAEAGAFAWNKDLLGSRPVPKTTDELVALMAEFKAQGYYGISFPMVPFLASGFIHAYGGWLWDDATKTLGVNSPGTKMAMEWMLKTFKPYMSDDPSWDPQVVLFTEKKAPFAVNGPWMTGSWRDAGIDFGIAPLPEISEIGRKPEPYMGVKSIYMTKGVRDKEAAFTFMVWATTSRERILQRATQLGYIPVLKEALVLPEIQEDPIISGFAQQVALGRPMSSSPEMVAVWGPFDEALRAIFTGAKPVDKALDDAQAEILEAIKEIQ